The window CATGTAAGGGGGGGGTCAAAATTGGTGGGAAAAAGGGGTCAATTTTCAACGGGAATCTTCACTTTACGTTACGTTTCAATTACCAAACGCGGAAAATATAAAAAGCAGTGTGTCCTTACCACTTAATTATCTAGAAGAAATGATGGAGATAGAATAAAAATGTCTCAAGAAATCAGTATAAATGAACCATGTCCATGTGGTTCGGGAAAGAAATTCAAACATTGTTGCTATCAAAAAAACTACCAGATACTGGATGGCGGAAAGAATATAAAAAATTTTGTAAAATCTCTTGACTCGGTTCCCATACATAACCTCAATTGAATTAGACCCGATATGACCAAAATAGAAATGATCAACTCATGCATTGAAATGATACATCAGATTTTGAAAATAGAAAAGGTAGGTATGCTGGGAGATGTAGTCGACAAAGTGGTCCAGGATTTGAATATTATTCCAAATTTTACATACCGGGAGATTGGTATACAGATGGAAAATGATGGCCGTTTTGAAGTCTATCAAATGCAGGTGTGTAGCCTGAAAGGAACTAATCCGATTGAGTTGATATTAGATAAGTTTGAGCGGTGAATTAATATGTATAGAAAAATCAAGAGAAACGATCCCTGTCCTTGCGGTTCTGGGAAAAAATACAAAAACTGTTGTTTGAAAAAAGATAAAACAGTCCATCGAAGCTCATCCAGAGTGAGACCTTTCATCAGTCGTCTTACTCTTATGAGATTTGGTCAAGAATTCAAGGATAATCCTAAAAAGTTCGAGGATGTATTGAAAAAACAAGGTTATCCAATTGACAAGGAAAAAGTAAAAGAATCCATGTTACATTCATGGGATTTTAAAAAGATCAGAAAAATGAGTACGGAAGAAATTATAGATAAATTGCATTCACTGAATGTCAAATTTTCAGTTGATGACTTTGAAAGGCAAGCTGGAAATTACATATCTTCGATACAATTGGGAAAAGATTATTATTTCACACAAGATTATCATGCCGAGGGTTGGGATGAGGACTTCATTTTGCTGGCAATATACGAGTTGTGGAAACGGATTTTACCTGATCAGGTCAATATTGAAATGATCGACGATGAGATGCAAGAAGGCTATGATGCTCTAAAGAGTAATAAATTAAATGAGTGTATGGAAAAATGGTGGAAGACATGGAAGACTATATTGGCTATTGTTCCTACTTACGTTGACTCCGTTGAAGAAGCCGACCAATTTATGCCCGAGCCATTGACACAGTCTATTTATAACTGGTCTCAGGATTTTAAGATGGAGTTATTTAATGCAGGATTGGAAGATAAAACATATTTCAAAAAAAGGATCGAATATTGCAATGAATTCTGTCGATCATTTCCTGAAACAGATGATTCAATCATACTAAGTACGCTCCGGGCAGAAGCGGAGTCGTATGTCGAATTAAGAGATTTCGAAACCGCAGATAAACTATTTGAAGATTTGATAAATAAATATCCTGATAGCATTTGGGGATATGTTGGATGGGGTGATATGTACAATTGGACTAAATTTATTGATAAAGATTTCCCGAATTACAAAAAGGCAAAGGAAATTTATTTGTGGGGTCTTGAACAGTGCGATGACGAAAACGATATCATTAGTGAACGATTAGAGAATTTAGAGAAAAAGATGAATGAGTAGACGGAATAATAAAGGGAGCACACTGCAAGAATATAGGATGTTGATTTCCATGAATGGATGGCCGAGCATTATGCCCCTGTATCTGCCTTTATGCCAGTACTTCAAAGCTCAGTGCTTTGACCGGGCATTCCTTGACGCAAACACCGCAGGCATCGCACAGGTCGTAGTCTATCACAACCCTGCCTTCGTTTACGGCAATGGCCCTGGGTTCATGGGGACAGCTCCTCTCACATGTGCCACACCCGGCACAACCTTCTTCTTTCCATACCAATTTATTATCCTGGTTTGCCATTTGGATATCCTCACAAATGTTCTTATTGCACTCTATTGATCGTAATAATAAAAAGGTTTTCCAAATTTATTTTACTGCTTTTTTGCCATCCGCCCGGACAGCAGTTCACCGCCCACGCCCACATTGTCAGGTTTGTTCTCGTTGATGAGGATGATGAAGGCCTGGGTGGGGATGCCTGTGACCCTGGCAGCTTCGCGGGTGAAAGATTCTACCAGGTCTTTCTTTTGTTCTTTTGACATATGGGGTCCGTCTATTGTGATTACGGGCATTGATCTACACCTCGATTTTTAGTTGGGGTTTGGTATATGGCTATTATCTATAGTTCCTGATTATATATGCCAAGTAGCATAATATCTATTCTCGCAATAGTCTTGAATCGTTTTGAATACCTAAAATATCTTTCGATAATTCGTCTCAATTGATATACAGGGATTGGATTTTAAAGACGGAATAATTTTATTTTATTCAATCCCGGATATATCCGGCAAAAGCTTAATGGTAGTGTATTATATTTAGGACTACCTAAAGATACAACATAGAGATGATATGTTTGGAACTAACACTCACAAATTTACAGCCGAAACAGAAAGCAAGGATATTAAGACTCGAAGGTGGATTCGGCTTCCAGAAAAATGTACGATCAAGAGGAATACTTGAAGGGAAGATTGTTGAGGTAATAGCAAGACAGCCCGTTGGTGGACCTATTGTCATCAGTATAGATAAAAGAAATACCGCAATTGGCAGGGGAATGGCCTCAAGGATCATAGTAGCGGTGGGGTAATGGATATACAAAAAGTAAAGAAAATCCTGCTAATGGGAAATCCCAACGTCGGAAAAAGTGTGGTTTTTTCCCGATTAACAGGAGCAAATGTGATAGCTTCCAATTATCCCGGAAGTACTATCGAATTCACAAAGGGATTAATGCGAATAGAGGGCAGCAAAGAAGAACTTATTGACGTTCCCGGCACATACTCCCTGGAGCCGATAAACGCAGCAGAAGAAGTTGCAGTCAAGATGTTGGATGAAGGGGATCTAATAATAAATGTTATTGACTCCACAAATCTGGAAAGAAACCTATTCCTTACACTTGAATTATTACAGGGCAATACTCCGGTCGTAGTTGCTCTTAACATGTGGGATGAAGCAAAACATAATGGAATAACTATAAATCCGGATGAACTTGAAAAACTATTGGGCGTGCCTGTTGTGCCCATTGTTGCATTAACTGGTGAAGGCATAAAAAAACTGCTATCACGCCTGAAGGAGACACATATTCCCACAGACGTATCACAAAGTGATGCTGAAAAATGGATACATATTGGAGAGATAATCAAAAAAGTACAAAGGATTGAGCACAGGCACCATACGATCTGGGAAAAAATATCGGATGCTACAGTAAAACCAACAACCGGACTTCCGATTGGACTGGGTGTGATCCTTCTGACATTTTCCTTTATCAGGTTTATTGGCGAGGGTCTCATTGGCTATGTACTTGAGCCGTTATTTGACCTGTACACGCCAGTTGCGATGGAAATAAGCAGTGCCATCGGTCCCGGTATATTCCATGACATAATTATCGGGAGGTTGATCGAAGGGAATATCGACTACGTACAGTCAATGGGACTTCTGACCACCGGCATTTTTGTGCCTTTCGGGATGGTACTTCCGTATATCCTGGCATTCTATTTCGGCTTATCAATTCTTGAGGATACGGGCTACTTACCTCGCTTATCTGTACTTGCAGACACTATATTCCACAAATTCGGACTTCACGGTTGCGGGATCGTATCTGTATTCCTGGGTTTGGGGTGCAACGTGCCCGGTGCTTTATCCACCAGGATACTTGAAACGAGAAAACAGCGGTTCATATCGGCCACATTGATGGCAATTTCTATTCCGTGCATGGCACAGATAGCAATGATATTCGGCATTTTAGGCAGTTATGGGATTGAATATGTACTGATGGTCTTTATTGCCCTCATTGCAACTTATGTATCAAGCGGCTTACTTTTAAACAGATATATAGCAGGTGAGAGTCCTGAACTATTTCTTGAGATCCCACCTTACCGCAGACCCTATGGTAAAGCCCTGCTAAAAAAGACATGGATGCGTGTAAGGATTTTCCTTACAGAAGCAATACCCTTCGTTTTCCTTGGAGTTCTATTTATCAATATATTATATGCTGTAGGCATTATTGAAACCCTGGGTACGTTTTTTTCACCTGTAATAAGCGGCATATGGGGTCTGCCAAAGGAAGCTGCAGCAGCTTTGCTTATTGGCTTTTTAAGAAAGGATATGGCCATTGGTATGCTGCTGCCGCTTGGAATGAATCCATTCCAGCTGGTGATCGCAGCAACTGTCCTTACAATTTATTTTCCGTGCGTTGCCACATTTGCAGTACTCGTGCGTGAACTGGGTATACGGGATATGGCAAAGTCAGTTTTACTGATGATAGCTGCTGCTTTGATAGTAGGCGGAATTATGCGGTTGATATTACTGGGGTTCTAAACCATGAAAAATGTTATGCCAGAACAAAGTTCAATGGAGGATCGGGTAATTGGCCTTTAAAACATTTGAAGAATATGTTGAGGTCATCTATACACTTGAGATGAGATCAGGACGTGCTCATACAACTGATATTGCATCAATACTCAATATCAAACCTCCAAGTGTTACCGAGATGTTACAAAAGCTACATGATATGGAACTTGTGATTTATGAACCGTATCGAGGCGCAAAGCTCACCCCATCAGGAATGAAAATGGCACAGGAATTGATGCAAAGTCATAAGACATTAGTAGAATTCTTTGAGATCATTGGTATTGATAATGAAACTGCTGAGGTTGATGCCTGCCAGATCGAGCATCATGTGGCTGGTAAAACAATAAAGCAGTTGAGTAAATTCATAGAATTTATACAGAAAGCACCATGTGAACCTATATGGTTAAAACATTTTGAATATTTTGATAGAACTGGTAAAAGAAAAAAGTGTAATTTAAAATGAAAAGTAAATCGGTACTGCAATACTATTATCGTAGTTGGATGCCGAATATATTCGGGATAAAATCTAATAACCCTCATAACCGATATCGAGTGTGAAAAATATGGATCAAGTAAAAAATAAAAAACCAATCGATGACAACCATAAGATAACTGAAAAACTCCAGAAGATCAAGCACAAAATTATGGTAATGAGTGGAAAAGGCGGTGTTGGAAAAAGCACGGTAGCTGTAAATTTGGCATACGACCTCTCAAATCGAGGTGCAGATGTTGGCTTATTAGATGCTGATCTACACGGCCCCAGTACTCTTAAAATGTTGAATATTGAAACTGGAGAGGTTAAAGGAGACACTGAAGGTATTTTTCCAGTCGAGGTTACTCCACACTTAAAGGTTATGTCAATGGGATTATTTCTAACTGACACAGATACACCAGTAATATGGAGAGGGCCTGTAAAGATGGGAGCGATCAGGCAGTTCCTGGAAGAAGTTCATTGGGGCAATCTGGATTACCTGATTATTGACCTGCCGCCAGGTACAGGTGATGAACCGTTAAGTATTGCCCAGTTAATTCCGGATATCAATGGGACTGTGATAATCACCACGCCCCAGGATATTGCTCTTCTTGATTCAAAAAAGGCTGTAAACTTTGCAAAGACACTCAAAGTACCAATAATAGGAATCATTGAAAATATGAGTGGTTTCACCTGTCCTCATTGCGGTGAATCTATAGACCTCTTTAAAGTTGGCGGTGGAGAAAATGCAGCCAGTGAGTTAAGTGTACCGTTCTTGGGTAGAATTCCTATAGATCAAAAAATTGTTGAGGACTGTGATAATGGGACCCCGTTTGTTGCATCTGGTGATAAATCCGAATCAACTGATTCTTTCAAGGAGATTGTTGCAAAAATAGAGGACTTTGTAAATTGAAATCAAGAATGTGGATGCCAGAATATTTCAGATGTTGGCATTTAATAGATATAAAAATTGACTGTGAATAAACAAATAAATAATAGGAGTAAGTATGAAAATAGCTATTACATCAACAGGAGATAATTTAGACAGCCAGATGGACCCCCGATTTGGAAGATGCCAGTATTTCTTGATCGTGGACCCGGATACAATGGATTTTGAAGCTATGCTAAATGAGAGTGCAATGGCTTCCGGCGGGGCCGGGATACAGGCTGCGCAAACCATTGTTAATGTTGGGATCAATGCAGTGATAACCGGGAATGTGGGACCTAATGCTTTTGAGGTACTCTCAGCCGCCGGGATTGAAACAATGGCAGGTGCCAGTGGAACTGTCAGACATGCATTAGAACTGTATAAAAGCGGTAGTTTACAGTCAGCGGCGGGTGCGACAGTTAGTTCTCATGCCGGAATGTCTGGTGCAGGTTCCGGACAGGAAGTACCGGGCCAGGCATCAATGACAAAAGAACAGAAAATCTCAATGCTGGAAGATGAACTGGAACAATCCAAGTTACAATTGACCCAAATTAAGAAAAAACTTGAAGATATGAAAAAATAGGAGGTAAATAAATGCCAGCAGGTCAGGGAAGAGGTAGTGGTAGTGGTACGGGCAGCGGAAGAGGAAGCGGTATGGGCAGAGGTGGAGGACGGCAGCACATGGGGCCTCCGAAGGAGTGCAAATGTCCAGGTTGCGGATACACCAGCCCACACCAGCCCGGACAGCCGTGTGCCAATCAGGCATGTCCGAAATGCGGAACTAATATGGTAGGAATGTAATTTAGTATTAAGGAGAATAAATAATGAAAGTATGCGTACCAACAATGGAAGATGGCGGTTTAGATGATATGGTGGCCCAGCATTTTGGCAGGGCACCCACTTATACTATAGTTGATATTGAAACAAATGCAATTGAAGTGATTCCGAATATAAGTGAACATATGGGAGGTACCGGGGTTCCCCCTGAGTATATAGCACCAACAGGTACCCATATTATGCTCTGTTCCGGACTTGGACCAAGGGCAGTAAATATGTTTGAAGAATATGGGATCGATGTATTTGTAGGTGCTTCAGGAACAGTCCAGGATGCAATAACTGCATGGCAGAAGGGACTGTTAAGTGAAGCTACTGATGAGAATGCCTGCCGTGAGCACAGGCATGAATAAGATCAAAAAGCGAATCGAAACACTTGAAAGGGAGGTGAAATAAATGCCAGGAGGAGATGGAACAGGACCTTTAGGTTTTGGTCCGAGGACAGGCAGAGCAGCAGGTTATTGTGCACGATATCCGGACCCGGGATATATGAATCCCATTCAAGGCAGGGGTTTTTATCGCGCTGGAGGCCGGGGTCGCCGTAATTTGTACTATGCGACAGGTTTGACTGGTTGGCAGCGCGGTGCCTATAGTTACCCACCACCAGTTGTTCAGGCAATTCCAAAAGAACAAGAGCTTGTTGAACTGACAAACGAGGCAGAATACCTGGAAAATGAATTGAAAGAGATAAAGAAAAGGATTCAAGAGATTGGGGAATAAAATCCCCAATCTATTTTTTTATTTGAACCAATATGAAATATATTTATCAAAATAAGTCTGGTTGCAGTTATTATTTATGTAACATAAAGTAAATAATATGTCCAATCGTAAAGTAATTATCAGGATAAGAAATATATATCAAAATATGTAATTTTAGGAGATGAAAGAAATGGCAGAAGAATTTAAATGGTTTTTAAAAGATGCGATAGTAGATACAGGCATGTGTACATATTGCGGTGCGTGTGCTGCAGTGTGTCCATATGATATAATTGAGTTCGATGAGAACGGTCCGAAGTTGAAAGAGGAATGCTACAGAAACGGAGAAGGTGCATGCAAGGATGTATGTCAGCGGGTTATGACAGATGCATCACGCTTATCCATGAACGTATTCAACTTCATGGCAAAACCTCCATCACTTATTGGACAGTACGAAAAGATAGTTGCAGCAAGAGCAACAGATTCCGCAATCCGTGAAAAAGGCCAGGACGGTGGTGCTGTGACAGCACTTTTGACATACTGCTTTGACAACGGATTGATCGATGGGGCAGTAACTACTGCAGGGATCGCAAAACCAAGTTCACACATTATAACAAGCAAGGACGCTCTTTTGGATGCTGCAGGTGCAAAGTATTCCACAGTTCCTGTGATGGCTGCACTTAAGGAAACAACTGACGCTCTCAAAAACGTTGCAATGGTAGGACTTCCATGCCACACCTATGGAACAAGAAGAACCCAGTTCTTTGGCGGATTGAATGTTCATCCAATTGAAGTTGGGAAAGACGGAGAAAAGGTAAAGATACCAAACATCGCATACACTATTGGTTTGTTCTGTATGGAGAACTTTAATAATGAGAAACTGTCTGCTTACCTGACAAATGCCGGTATTGACCTGGACAAAGTCAGGAAACTGGAAATACACCTTGATGAGATGATCGTGTTTACAGATGAAGGTGACACTGAATTTTCTCTTAAAGATCTCGCAGGATGTGTATCAGATGGATGCCGCATATGCAGGGACGCGGTCGCCAAGGTTGCCGATATCTCAGCAGGATATATGGGGTCTTCTAAAGGCTGGACAACATTGATGGCACGAAATGCCAAAGGCATGGAATTGCTTAATGCGGCCGCAGAGGCAGGTTATATTGAAACCTCTGATGAAGTGGATGTCAGTTTGATAGAAGAGTTCGCAGGCCTTAAGATGCGCAGGTTCAAAGCGGAACTTAAGAAGCGTCTTGAAGACGGAAGATCAGTCAAAGGTTACTGGGTGCGTGACTATCCGGGTGTAAGAACTGAGGTAAAGGGTACCAACTTTGTGAAGATCAAAACACAATCCGGTCTCGTGGATAACGCTTATCTTGGAAAGGTTGCAGAACTGTCAAACAAGTATGGTGATGGTAAACTTGAGCTTACAAATCGTAAGAGTATTGAGATCCAGGGTGTCAAAAACGAAGATATTGATGACATAATGGCAGATGTATATGGAAACGGACTCATGACGATCGGCATGGGTTATGTTTCTGCCTGTCCGGGTAATGCATATTGTCCGGAAGGACTTGTTGAAACTAAGGATTTTGCAAATGAACTGACACCTATGTTTGCACAGAAACTCACACCACACAAGATGAAGATCGCTATAGCAGGATGTGCCAACAACTGTGTAAGAGCTCACCGTCATGATATAGGTATAATGGGGCAAAAGCAGCCAAAGATCGATACTGAGAAATGTAACGGATGCGGAAGATGTATTGAATTGTGCAAGTTCAATGCGCTTTCGATCTCAGGCGGAAAGGCTGTGATCGACAGAGACCTGTGCGGCAATTGCGGATGGTGTGTGCGGGGATGCCCGCATGAAGCTGCAGTGGAAGATAAACTCGGCTATTCGGTCTTTATCGGAGGTAATGATGCAAGAAAACCAACTAACGGTATCCTTTTGAAGGAATTCTGCACAAAGGAGGAAATTCCGCCATTGATCAATAAGATTGCCTCCACATTTGTTAAATACAGAACAAAGCCTGGAAAAGAGCGTCTTGGAAATATCATTGAACTGGTCGGTGAAGGACAGTTTGTGAGAGAAGTTCTTAGCGAGTGAAATGTCCATAGTTTGGGAGGTTTTTTCCTCCCTTTATGGGTATTGACCGGAAGGGCAAATAGATCCCTGTTCAATTTATTTTTACAGGATGATGCGAGCTACTTTCATATCCTGTAAATCCAGTTAATCCTGTCCATTAATTCAGGCAATGCGATTCCATGTTTAATAATATATCTTGAATAGTGATGTTACTCACACAATATTAAAGAGAACTATGAATATGAGATTGAAAATACTATATGACAACGAATCGGAAGATGGTTTTGTCAATGGATGGGGTTTTTCCTGTCTGGTCGAAACAGGAAAAAGAAAGATCATGTTCGATACCGGCTGGGATGGAAATATTCTACTTTACAACATGGAAAGATTTGGGGTTACTAAAGAGGATATCGATACAATTATCATTTCACATGACCACTGGGATCATATGGGGGGCTTAACCCACATACTGCACCCGGATGTTAAAGTATATGTCCCAAATTCGTTTTCCAGGCAATTGAAGAATGAGATATCACAAAAGGCAGATGTGATAGAAACAACAGGACTGGAAAATGTCGCTCCTGATGTGTATACTACTGGCGAAATGGGGGACAAAATAAAAGAACAGGCCTTATTGTTGAAAATGGACCAGGGTATTGTGGTAATTACAGGCTGTGCTCATCCGGGTCTGGAAAATTTTATTGATGCGGCTGCAGGTTTAGGAGAGCCGTATGGAGTGATAGGAGGCTTTCATAAATTTAATAATTTCGAGTGTCTGAGAGATATTTCGATGATAATCCCCTGTCATTGTACCCGCTATAAAAGTGAGATTAAAAAGTTATTTCCGGACCGGTATATGGAATGTAAAGCAGGACAGATCATTGAGATTTAGGTGTCCCTTTCAAAAAGTAGGGTGATAAAATGTGCATAAATCATTGTTTATATTTATCTGCCACAGAGAGCACAGAGGACACAGAGGACACAGAGAAAAAATCCTCTTTGTTCTCTGTGGCTATTATTTTTGCCCTCTGATTTGAACTGGATACATATTTGATGACTTTTAAAATTTATTCTGGATAAATGGACTATGACAAAAAAAAGATTAACCGCAGAGAACGAAGAGGTTCGCAGAGAGTCTTTATTTTACTCTGCGCTCTTTGCGTATTTTGCAGTGTATAATTTTAGTCACCGCAAAGAGCGCGAAGTCCGCAAAGATAGTCTCAATGGTTTGGTTTTTGACTATAATGCAGTGAAAATAAGGAGTTTAATGCAATGAAGACCCGTCTTGATTGTATATTTTGCATCCAGAGACAGGCACTTGATTCTGTAAGGTTGGTTACTGATGATGTGAAAGAGCAAGAGAAAATATTGAGATCGGTAATGGTCAATATATTAAGGATGAACTGGAACACCCATCCACCTGATATTGCGGATGTTATGTACAATATTATAAGAAAAGAAAGCAAGGAAGATGATCCTTACAAGACTATAAAAAAGGAATGCAACGATATTGCACTGGGAATGTATCCGGAATTGAAAAAAATTGTGGACCGATCCGCTACACCGCTTTTAACAGCTGTGAGACTGGCTATCGCAGGAAATGTGATAGATTATGGAGTGGGACCAAATTTTGATATTAATAAAACCATTTCACGTGTACTGGAAAAGAAATTCAGGATAGACCACTTTACAGAATTCGTAAATAATCTAGAAGAATCTGAAAATCTTGTATATTTAACAGACAATGCAGGTGAAATTGTATTTGACAAGATACTGCTTGAGACAATTATGAGTGAATATAATTTCCGGAAAATTTTTTGTGGTGTAAAAGTTACACCCTTCATCAATGATACCACCATGCAGGATGCTGTATATGTGGGAATTGACAAAATGGAGGGTGTAGAGATCATGAATATTGAAGTGGATGAAAACAGGGTAGATCATTCAAGTAAAACATTCCCGGAAATTATTACAAAAAGTAACATGATAATAAGTAAAGGACAGAGGAACTTCGAAGCTCTTCCTGATAACAAAAAGATATTCTTTATGCTCCTGGCAAAATGTCCGATGATCGCAAAGGAACTGGGAGCAAAACAAGGAGATATTATTTTAAAAAGAGGTTCGGGATAATATGTATGCTTATGGTCCTGTTCCTTCCAGAAGGCTGGGGCGCTCATTGGGAGTGAGCCCCATCCCACATAAAACCTGTTCATACAACTGCATCTACTGTCAATTGGGCCAAACAGGTAAGCTTCAGGTGAAGCGTGAAAGTTTCTATCCTAAAGAAGATATACTATCTGACATTGAAAAAGTAATGAATCCTGCAAATGTCGATTACATTACATTTGTTGGAGATGGTGAACCTACTTTATGTAAGGACCTTGGCTGGTTGATCAAATCGTGCAAACAACAATGGCAGATACCTGTGGCTGTGATCACGAACGGTTCTCTCTTCTTTATGGAGGATGTAAGGCAGGACCTGAAAAGCAGCGATGTGGTGCTTCCCACACTTGATGCCGGAAGTGAGGGGGTTTATAGAACACTTAACAGACCTCATGGCAGCATTGGATTTGAAGAAATGCTTCAGGGCCAGGTTGATTTCAGGAAGGAGTATCCGGGTAAGATATGGCTTGAGGTCATGCTGGTTAAGGGTGTGAATGATTCAGATGGATCCCTGCTGGAAATAAAAGATGCCATTGAGCAGGTAAAACCTGACCGTATCTACATTTCAGTTCCCATCCGGCCGCCTGCAAAACCTGGAGTCAGGCCGCCCGAACCCGAAAGGATTATCCGGGCACATGAGATTTTAAATGCAACACTGGACCTTACTGATTACGAGTCAGGTGAATTTGGTCTTGATAATTTCCCTGATCTCAGAACTACAATTATAGAAATATGCTCCCGTCATCCGTTAAGGGAAGAACAGGCAAGAGATATTGAAGGGAGATTTCTCGGAGCAGAGAGTATTGATACTATGCTGTCAGATGGAAATCTGGTACGTGTAGAATATCAAAATATATCTTATCTTTTGCCAGCAAATTTTACAAGAAAATCCTCACTTCGGTCGGATTGACTTGAGTACATAATTTTATAAATTAGTATACTATAGAAAAACTTAGCAAAAGGATTTGAGGTGATTAAAATAATAATATCAGTTGCAAGCGGCAAAGGTGGAACCGGTAAAACTACGATAGCAACGAACCTGGGACTCAGCATTGACAATGTAGCGTTGTTGGATTGTGATGTGGAAGAACCTGATTCCCACCTATTCCTGGATATTGATCTGGAAAAGGTTGAAGATGTATATCTGTCAGTTCCTGTGATCGATGAAGAAAAGTGCGACTTCTGCGGGAAATGTTCAAAATTTTGCCAGTACAATGCCATTGGTGTACTGCCTTCTAAAGTTCTTTTATTCCCAGAGTTATGCCATGGTTGCGGAGGTTGTGCATTGGTGTGTCCCAAAGGAGCCATTTCAGAGGAAAAGCGTATTATTGGCATAATCGAGGGAGGTACTTCAAGTGGAATTGAATTTTATCATGGAGTGTTAAATATCGGGGAACCTATGGCGACTCCGGTAATTAAAACCTTGAAAAAAAGGATCTCAAAAGGAAAAAATGCAATCCTGGATTCATCACCTGGTGCTTCCTGCCCTGCTGTTGAAACCATAAGGGGCAGTGATTTTTGTCTGCTTGTTACAGAACCCACGCCCTTTGGACTCTATGATCTGAAACTTGCAGTTGAAGTAGTGAAGCACTTAAATATTCCCTTTGGAGTGGTTATAAACCGGGATGGTATCGGTGATGACAGGGTTGAAAAATTCTGCATGGAACAAAATATTCCTATCCTTATGAAGATTCCACAAAGTGAAGATATTGCAAGGCTCTATTCAAACGGTAAACCCTTTGTCCTGGAAATGCCGGAATGGAAGGAGAAGTTTGTTCAGTTGTTCGATAAGATAGAATCGGAAAATGTACAATAGCAACACGCTTTTAAATAAAATGCAAGAAGTGAATATAAAATGACTAAAATCGGATTGGTAAGATGTGAAATGGCTGCAAGGTCATGTCCGGGTACGGCGTGTTTTAAAGTGATAAAGACCAAGACCGGGACATTTGAAGAATTCAAGAGTGATGATATCGACATCATCGGCATGATAACATGTGGAGGATGTCCTGGCAGAGATGCAATAAGACAGGTACAGGAAATGGTAAATAGAGGTGCTGAAGTAATCTTTATGTGCACGTGTTTGATAAAACCAATTCCCAATCCACCCAAATGTCCGTATGCTGAAGAACTGGCAGATGCGATCAGGGACAAATTCGGTGTCAGAGTCATCATGGGAACACATTGATGCTCATTTCCTATGAATAAGCAAG of the ANME-2 cluster archaeon genome contains:
- a CDS encoding 4Fe-4S binding protein, giving the protein MAEEFKWFLKDAIVDTGMCTYCGACAAVCPYDIIEFDENGPKLKEECYRNGEGACKDVCQRVMTDASRLSMNVFNFMAKPPSLIGQYEKIVAARATDSAIREKGQDGGAVTALLTYCFDNGLIDGAVTTAGIAKPSSHIITSKDALLDAAGAKYSTVPVMAALKETTDALKNVAMVGLPCHTYGTRRTQFFGGLNVHPIEVGKDGEKVKIPNIAYTIGLFCMENFNNEKLSAYLTNAGIDLDKVRKLEIHLDEMIVFTDEGDTEFSLKDLAGCVSDGCRICRDAVAKVADISAGYMGSSKGWTTLMARNAKGMELLNAAAEAGYIETSDEVDVSLIEEFAGLKMRRFKAELKKRLEDGRSVKGYWVRDYPGVRTEVKGTNFVKIKTQSGLVDNAYLGKVAELSNKYGDGKLELTNRKSIEIQGVKNEDIDDIMADVYGNGLMTIGMGYVSACPGNAYCPEGLVETKDFANELTPMFAQKLTPHKMKIAIAGCANNCVRAHRHDIGIMGQKQPKIDTEKCNGCGRCIELCKFNALSISGGKAVIDRDLCGNCGWCVRGCPHEAAVEDKLGYSVFIGGNDARKPTNGILLKEFCTKEEIPPLINKIASTFVKYRTKPGKERLGNIIELVGEGQFVREVLSE
- a CDS encoding radical SAM protein; its protein translation is MYAYGPVPSRRLGRSLGVSPIPHKTCSYNCIYCQLGQTGKLQVKRESFYPKEDILSDIEKVMNPANVDYITFVGDGEPTLCKDLGWLIKSCKQQWQIPVAVITNGSLFFMEDVRQDLKSSDVVLPTLDAGSEGVYRTLNRPHGSIGFEEMLQGQVDFRKEYPGKIWLEVMLVKGVNDSDGSLLEIKDAIEQVKPDRIYISVPIRPPAKPGVRPPEPERIIRAHEILNATLDLTDYESGEFGLDNFPDLRTTIIEICSRHPLREEQARDIEGRFLGAESIDTMLSDGNLVRVEYQNISYLLPANFTRKSSLRSD
- a CDS encoding MBL fold metallo-hydrolase translates to MRLKILYDNESEDGFVNGWGFSCLVETGKRKIMFDTGWDGNILLYNMERFGVTKEDIDTIIISHDHWDHMGGLTHILHPDVKVYVPNSFSRQLKNEISQKADVIETTGLENVAPDVYTTGEMGDKIKEQALLLKMDQGIVVITGCAHPGLENFIDAAAGLGEPYGVIGGFHKFNNFECLRDISMIIPCHCTRYKSEIKKLFPDRYMECKAGQIIEI
- a CDS encoding CGGC domain-containing protein, with the protein product MTKIGLVRCEMAARSCPGTACFKVIKTKTGTFEEFKSDDIDIIGMITCGGCPGRDAIRQVQEMVNRGAEVIFMCTCLIKPIPNPPKCPYAEELADAIRDKFGVRVIMGTH
- a CDS encoding DUF89 family protein — its product is MKTRLDCIFCIQRQALDSVRLVTDDVKEQEKILRSVMVNILRMNWNTHPPDIADVMYNIIRKESKEDDPYKTIKKECNDIALGMYPELKKIVDRSATPLLTAVRLAIAGNVIDYGVGPNFDINKTISRVLEKKFRIDHFTEFVNNLEESENLVYLTDNAGEIVFDKILLETIMSEYNFRKIFCGVKVTPFINDTTMQDAVYVGIDKMEGVEIMNIEVDENRVDHSSKTFPEIITKSNMIISKGQRNFEALPDNKKIFFMLLAKCPMIAKELGAKQGDIILKRGSG
- a CDS encoding 4Fe-4S binding protein, whose protein sequence is MIISVASGKGGTGKTTIATNLGLSIDNVALLDCDVEEPDSHLFLDIDLEKVEDVYLSVPVIDEEKCDFCGKCSKFCQYNAIGVLPSKVLLFPELCHGCGGCALVCPKGAISEEKRIIGIIEGGTSSGIEFYHGVLNIGEPMATPVIKTLKKRISKGKNAILDSSPGASCPAVETIRGSDFCLLVTEPTPFGLYDLKLAVEVVKHLNIPFGVVINRDGIGDDRVEKFCMEQNIPILMKIPQSEDIARLYSNGKPFVLEMPEWKEKFVQLFDKIESENVQ